One genomic window of Glycine max cultivar Williams 82 chromosome 16, Glycine_max_v4.0, whole genome shotgun sequence includes the following:
- the LOC100778399 gene encoding uncharacterized protein: MGNCVFRGLNHGVSEDMMVKVVTSNGGIMELFSPITVECITNEFPGQGIFRSRRDMFSEPLPKNEELHGGEVYYLLPLNPSSSRKSLTRQFSDTAATLTPYRMSTFEKNNNNNNNNVYSEPPELISRYNSSGVWKVKLVISPEKLSEILSQESRTEALIESVRTVAKCGNGAPSSVANSDQWSVASSWKGSMSEKMGLQ, encoded by the coding sequence ATGGGAAACTGCGTGTTCAGAGGTTTGAACCACGGCGTGTCCGAAGACATGATGGTGAAGGTTGTTACCTCAAACGGAGGCATCATGGAACTCTTCTCTCCCATAACCGTGGAGTGCATAACCAACGAGTTCCCCGGCCAAGGCATCTTCCGGAGCCGCCGCGACATGTTCTCCGAACCGCTCCCGAAAAACGAGGAGCTCCACGGCGGAGAAGTCTACTACCTCCTCCCTCTCAACCCTTCTTCTTCTCGCAAGAGCTTGACAAGACAATTCTCCGACACCGCGGCCACGTTAACACCATACCGAATGTCCACGTTCgagaaaaataacaataacaataacaacaatgtGTACTCGGAACCACCCGAGTTGATTTCGAGATACAACAGTAGTGGGGTGTGGAAGGTGAAGTTGGTGATAAGCCCCGAGAAGCTGTCGGAGATTTTGTCACAGGAGTCGCGGACGGAGGCGTTGATAGAGAGCGTGAGGACGGTGGCGAAGTGCGGCAACGGTGCGCCGTCGTCGGTGGCGAACTCCGACCAGTGGAGTGTGGCAAGCAGTTGGAAAGGTTCTATGTCGGAGAAGATGGGTTTACAATAG